A window of the Candida orthopsilosis Co 90-125, chromosome 1 draft sequence genome harbors these coding sequences:
- a CDS encoding Rfg1 transcriptional regulator encodes MSTAVYYTHNMPGDDLQSTRHNNNTLPSLAQIMPSHAQQQDSGASAAAAAGTSPVVNGYYPQQQSYVQDAYSQASTSQTTPSTSYADHTTTSKSKAGNSTRSSVSSSTTNNTNANGAQCICKNKGNKIPRPRNAFILFRQKYHQAILDEGSVIRSNPEVSRELGRRWRALPAAEKEHWTKMAEEEKKNHALKYPNYKYEPKRNGKNKHCLVCKDKPTPKQLQQQQQQQQQQQQQHQQQQQQANQAAAIQAQRHHSEAALAAAAAQQQMLQHQQAQQQAQVQQAQQHDQYQNYFKQQQQQLNNLQGYPGYIISNNPYLQNSSTSLASSSTGNLPLPGAANNTSATTTNSQYSQIPSTAASSMGFYDQDKLSPLSATYTNNSSSTHAAAGVPTTAVGVTGANGNVEVLQPAGGAAAAGGIHYSMLPQQGQQHPHLHHPGVVAGVAASGVNPTGAEYQLQGGHPQQQAQPPQGYGLDGFHQ; translated from the coding sequence ATGTCTACAGCAGTTTACTATACTCACAATATGCCCGGTGATGATTTACAGTCAACTAgacacaacaacaacacattACCTTCGCTAGCTCAAATCATGCCATCTCACgcacaacaacaagatagTGGTGCttctgctgctgctgctgctggtaCATCTCCAGTTGTAAACGGTTACTacccacaacaacaatcataCGTCCAAGACGCTTACTCACAGGCATCTACTTCTCAAACTACACCATCCACCTCATATGCAGACCATACAACAACTTCCAAATCCAAAGCTGGTAATTCTACTCGTTCATCAGTTTCATCATCTACTACAAACAACACCAATGCTAATGGTGCTCAATGTATATGTAAAAACAAGGGAAACAAAATTCCACGTCCAAGAAATGCgtttattttgtttagACAAAAATACCATCAAGCTATATTGGATGAAGGTTCAGTTATACGTTCCAACCCTGAAGTTTCACGTGAGTTAGGTAGAAGATGGAGAGCTTTACCTGCGGCTGAAAAGGAACATTGGACTAAAATGgctgaagaagagaaaaagaatcatGCTTTAAAATATCCAAATTACAAATATgaaccaaaaagaaatggtAAAAATAAACACTGTTTAGTGTGTAAAGATAAACCAACACCTAagcaacttcaacaacaacagcagcagcaacaacaacaacaacagcaacaccagcaacagcagcaacaagCTAATCAAGCTGCTGCTATTCAAGCACAACGTCATCATTCAGAAGCTGCTCTTGCTGCAGCAGCtgctcaacaacaaatgttgcaacaccaacaagctcaacaacaagcacaagTTCAACAAGCTCAACAACATGACCAATATCAAAACTacttcaaacaacaacaacaacaattgaacaatttacAAGGATATCCAGGATATATTATCTCCAATAACCCATATTTACAAAactcatcaacttcattagCTTCTTCATCTACTGGAAATTTACCCCTTCCTGGAGCTGCCAACAATACTTCTGCCACCACTACCAATTCTCAATACTCACAAATCCCCAGCACTGCCGCTTCGTCAATGGGATTCTACGACCAAGATAAATTATCACCATTATCGGCCACAtacaccaacaacagcagtaGTACACATGCAGCTGCTGGTGTACCTACTACTGCTGTGGGGGTTACTGGCGCAAATGGAAACGTAGAAGTTCTCCAACCCGCGGGtggtgctgctgctgctggGGGTATTCACTACTCGATGCTTCCTCAACAAGGACAACAACATCCTCACTTACACCATCCTGGTGTCGTTGCTGGTGTTGCTGCTAGTGGAGTCAATCCTACTGGTGCTGAGTATCAGTTGCAAGGCGGACatccacaacaacaagcacaacCACCACAAGGTTATGGCTTAGATGGGTTCCATCAATAG
- a CDS encoding cytosolic Fe-S protein assembly protein — translation MTRILLLLHPTVVTDAHLVESIKSDIAKNHDGSYAIDQQVINRVTQGDVILDNASYNEIDYINPNEDEYREMPLSLIKLLFDLLATEGGVVKGDLPKDQNLDVLMQGFIVEEDGSWTKPEPITETVSLKKKSGSGVGGNYTHLNGGSTAKKLPMFKKLTDQNATPGLTDTSASNTDEENENGGMKRKLVETKLTYFSESDNDDDDEGDEDVEEYINEDELIQDLKNDNLIIPKKCELPNGKRRRKACKDCTCGLKELEELEDNKQQTLQNSILGKMAQSASLEAEKIEARLKQKQGEKIKFKEEDLTEIDFTVKGKTGGCGSCALGDAFRCDGCPYLGLPPFKPGEAITLDGMDEDI, via the coding sequence ATGACGAGGATACTTTTGCTTTTACATCCTACTGTTGTTACTGATGCTCATTTAGTAGAGTCTATCAAATCAGATATTGCCAAGAACCACGATGGGAGCTACGCCATAGACCAACAGGTTATCAATCGAGTTACTCAGGGTGATGTCATACTAGATAACGCTTCGTATAATGAGATCGACTATATTAATccaaatgaagatgagtATCGTGAGATGCCACTACTGTTGATCAAGttattatttgatttattggCCACTGAAGGTGGAGTTGTAAAGGGGGATTTACCAAAAGATCAGAACTTGGATGTTCTAATGCAAggtttcattgttgaagaagatggaTCTTGGACTAAACCTGAGCCAATAACTGAAACTGTCtcattgaagaagaaactgGGTAGTGGTGTGGGCGGCAACTATACTCATTTGAATGGTGGCTCAACTGCAAAGAAATTACCCATGTTTAAGAAATTGACTGATCAAAATGCAACGCCAGGATTAACTGATACTTCAGCATCAAATACTGATGAGGAGAATGAAAACGGAGGaatgaagagaaaattaGTTGAGACTAAGCTTACATATTTCAGCGAGTCTGATAATGATGACGACgatgaaggtgatgaagatgtagAAGAGTAcatcaatgaagatgaactaatacaagatttgaaaaatgataATCTTATCATACCCAAGAAATGTGAATTACCAAATGgtaaaagaagaagaaaagcaTGTAAAGATTGTACTTGTGGGttaaaagaattggaagaattggaggacaataaacaacaaacgCTTCAGAACTCAATATTGGGTAAAATGGCCCAATCAGCCAGTTTAGAGGCTGAGAAAATTGAAGCTAgattaaaacaaaaacaaggagaaaagattaaattcaaagagGAGGATCTtactgaaattgattttactGTCAAGGGTAAAACTGGTGGTTGTGGATCTTGTGCTTTGGGTGATGCTTTTAGATGTGATGGATGTCCTTATTTGGGTTTGCCTCCTTTTAAACCGGGTGAAGCTATCACATTGGATGGAATGGATGAAGATATTTAG
- a CDS encoding late-stage biofilm-induced gene in C. albicans: MSVLTNWTFRQAPYQQQQSQSLLYSSFLREAWYNATPERHSHQIHIDLMYNDLIPDPFVNDNELNISWVSDLTWEYRCLFDVSVSQRQAYLVFDQLDTEAEVELNNEVIAQSDNAFHKHVVAVNLTLKNDLIVKLKSGVELGKKLENEFGRCECWNGDCSRVYVRKPQFQYGWDWGPKLITCGFGKIELVTENYVDDLFIRYKLNEALDQAHLWFEVESILFTPVVRATIEISLGEEVIDVIELDQVDPQMNISYVLEDVQLWWPIKHGKPNLYNIKLFYKDKLMSCKFIGFRKIELVTTPDDYGSSFYFKINDKPIQMIGSNWIPSHSFISQVTKQDYQEYVDLIIDSNQNMIRVWGGGHYESDEFYQLCDLYGIIIWQDFMFACGIYPYEPILQSVQEEIKNQVKRLRNFASIVFYVGNNEDYQIADALKLDKNNVSQFPAKPIYEDIIPVVLTTFANQVAYRFGSPYSDDVHSSYDLRFGDSHQWDVWHGRRLPYQAWPQLSARFISEFGMLSLPEYSTLSKYITGENQLYPDSNLINFHTKPINKGNLGYYIWSNFNKPESLNLQDWIYLTQLMQSEAVSLAFRYWRRQWNQFQCGGVLVWQLNDCWPSVSWSVVDFEKVPKLSYYGMKRELKEVSVAGYRAEEEEEEEEKGGVFAGQTVFQESRVKFDMWGFGNVCNLTLIVEFYNSDGDFVDEYKQNGIDFEGNKVNTIMSGATFDQLKKNTIVYLKLSKDNIMVARSSDWPQPLKKLNWEKLTSNLQIDIEYQGSGQFQLSTNKPVKALQLYFESARRYRFSDNGIDLFPGDPQVIQVIDLQEEEIDKIKYRYLNY, encoded by the coding sequence ATGTCAgtattgacaaattggaCATTCAGACAAGCCccatatcaacaacagcaactgCAGCTGCTCTTGTATTCACTGTTTTTACGAGAAGCATGGTACAATGCTACACCAGAGCGTCACtctcatcaaatacatatTGACTTGATGTACAATGATCTCATACCCGATCCATTTGTGAACGATAACGAATTGAATATCAGCTGGGTTAGTGATTTGACGTGGGAGTATCGCTGTCTATTCGATGTGTCAGTTTCACAACGGCAAGCTTACTTAGtgtttgatcaattggatACTGAGGCTGAAGTTGAGTTGAATAATGAGGTCATCGCACAGAGTGACAATGCGTTTCACAAACATGTAGTTGCTGTGAATTTAACTCTTAAGAATGATTTGATCGTGAAGTTGAAGTCGGGAGTTGAGTTGGGTAAAAAGTTGGAGAATGAGTTTGGTCGATGTGAGTGTTGGAATGGTGATTGTAGTCGAGTTTATGTTCGCAAACCGCAATTTCAATATGGCTGGGATTGGGgaccaaaattgatcacGTGTGGGtttggcaaaattgaattggttaCTGAAAattatgttgatgatttgtttattaGATATAAGTTGAATGAGGCGTTGGATCAAGCTCATTTATggtttgaagttgaaagtATATTGTTTACACCAGTGGTTCGAGCTACGATTGAGATCAGCCTAGGTGAGGAAGTAATTGATGTGATTGAACTTGACCAAGTAGATCCTCAAATGAATATCAGCTATGTTTTGGAAGATGTCCAATTATGGTGGCCTATCAAGCATGGAAAACCAAACTTgtacaatatcaaattattTTACAAGGATAAGCTAATGAGTTGCAAGTTTATTGGATTTAGGAAAATTGAGCTCGTGACTACACCAGATGACTATGGCAGTTCATTCTATTTTAAGATCAATGACAAACCCATACAAATGATTGGTTCAAATTGGATCCCATCTCATTCATTTATATCTCAAGTTACAAAACAAGATTATCAAGAGTatgttgatttgatcattgattcaaatcaaaatatgATTAGGGTTTGGGGAGGCGGGCATTATGAATCTGAtgaattttatcaattatGTGATTTATATGGGATTATAATTTGGCAAGATTTCATGTTTGCATGTGGGATATATCCCTATGAACCCATACTACAACTGGTTCAAGAAGAGATTAAGAATCAAGTGAAACGATTACGCAATTTTGCAAGTATTGTGTTTTATGTTGGTAATAACGaagattatcaaattgctgatgctttgaaattggacaaGAACAACGTTAGTCAGTTCCCAGCGAAACCAATCTATGAAGATATCATCCCAGTGGTGTTGACCACTTTTGCCAATCAAGTGGCGTATAGATTTGGATCGCCCTATTCAGACGATGTTCATAGCTCATATGATTTGAGATTTGGAGATTCACATCAATGGGATGTATGGCATGGACGCAGGTTACCTTATCAAGCATGGCCTCAATTATCAGCTAGATTTATCAGTGAGTTTGGTATGTTGTCGTTGCCTGAGTATTCGACGTTAAGTAAGTACATCACCGGTGAAAACCAGTTATATCCCGATCTGAACTTGATTAATTTCCATACCAAACCGATAAATAAAGGGAATCTTGGCTATTACATATGGTCCAATTTTAACAAACCAGAACTGCTTAATTTACAAGATTGGATATATTTAACCCAATTGATGCAACTGGAAGCGGTATCTTTAGCGTTTAGATATTGGAGACGTCAAtggaatcaatttcaatgtgGTGGTGTATTAGTATGGCAATTGAACGATTGTTGGCCCAGTGTTTCTTGGTCAgtagttgattttgagaaaGTGCCAAAATTGAGTTATTATGGAATGAAAAGAGAGTTGAAGGAAGTAAGTGTTGCTGGGTATAGGGcagaggaagaagaggaggaagaggagAAAGGTGGTGTGTTTGCTGGTCAAACGGTGTTTCAAGAGTCAAGAGTGAAGTTTGATATGTGGGGGTTTGGTAATGTTTGTAATTTGActttgattgttgaattttacAACTCAGATGGTGACTTTGTCGATGAGTATAAGCAAAATGGAATCGACTTTGAAGGGAACAAAGTCAATACTATCATGTCAGGTGCaacttttgatcaattgaagaaaaatacAATTGTGTATTTGAAGTTGTCAAAGGACAACATAATGGTAGCAAGATCTTCAGATTGGCCACAGCctttaaaaaaattaaattggGAAAAACTAACATccaatttacaaattgatattgaataCCAAGGGTCAGGTCAGTTCCAATTGTCTACAAATAAACCAGTTAAAGCATTacaattgtattttgaGAGTGCTCGCAGATATCGGTTTAGTGATAatggaattgatttatttcCTGGTGATCCACAAGTTATACAAGTGATTGATTTAcaagaagaggaaattgaTAAGATAAAGTACCGATATTTGAATTACTAA
- a CDS encoding Alf1 protein (S. cerevisiae homolog ALF1 has alpha-tubulin binding, microtubule binding, has role in post-chaperonin tubulin folding pathway and localizes to cytoplasm): MSDINIFITSDLTSSERRVSPQWSLDHFKQKLELITGVEPRNQLLQYFPNKYSNEFIQLSSPPYLQEKDQDTNLAQLELKEYSRIHVIDMDPDSTTNQISSTISPSVANTTPEYQMSEEEYRKRNNTVLQWKQDNKLGRFDPEYELLQKHIAEENAAKLATIHINDRCRVINIEGERRGTIRFVGKIGHLDGGKQDWVGIEFDEPVGKNSGDIDGVQLFTCRPNHGSFVKPKQIEVGDFPELDPFAEDDSDEEL, encoded by the coding sequence ATGAGTGACATTAACATATTTATCACATCTGATTTGACTTCATCAGAAAGAAGAGTATCACCACAATGGTCACTAGACCattttaaacaaaaattagAACTCATCACTGGTGTTGAGCCTcgaaatcaattgcttcaatATTTCCCCAACAAGTATTCCAATGAATTTATCCAGCTCTCATCACCACCGTACTTACAAGAGAAGGATCAGGATACCAACTTGGCCCAATTGGAGTTAAAAGAGTATAGTCGTATACATGTCATTGACATGGACCCCGATTCCACCACAAAccaaatttcatcaactatTTCACCATCTGTAGCTAATACTACACCAGAATATCAAATGTCAGAAGAAGAGTATCGTAAACGAAACAATACCGTCTTACAATGGAAACAAGATAACAAACTTGGTCGATTCGATCCCGAATATGAACTATTACAAAAACACATTGCTGAAGAAAACGCTGCCAAATTAGCAACAATCCACATAAATGATCGATGTCGTGTGATAAACATTGAAGGCGAAAGAAGAGGAACAATACGATTTGTCGGCAAGATTGGTCATTTGGATGGCGGCAAACAAGATTGGGTGggtattgaatttgatgaaccTGTTGGCAAAAATAGCGGTGATATTGATGGGGTACAATTGTTTACATGTCGGCCTAATCATGGAAGTTTTGTCAAGCCTAAGCAGATTGAAGTTGGGGACTTTCCCGAATTGGATCCATTTGCTGAAGATGATTCTGATGAAGAGCTATAG
- a CDS encoding Pga2 protein (S. cerevisiae homolog PGA2 has role protein transport and localizes to endoplasmic reticulum, nuclear envelope) — MAFEEIYDYVERDTFLKYFRLAIFVCAYLIFRKYYSQWAAKKQSEHQQRLDEKEKAEKPARDAEAQRQLEESLEKEANEFGWGKKTRKNVKTTQAVLEQLAEETRQRHQSAYDAQEDADIEDLLED, encoded by the coding sequence ATGGCATTTGAAGAGATCTACGATTATGTTGAAAGAGACACATTTCTCAAATACTTCCGTTTAGCTATATTTGTTTGTGCATATCTTATATTTCGTAAGTATTACTCGCAGTGGGCAGCCAAAAAGCAAAGCGAGCACCAACAAAGATTAGACGAAAAGGAAAAGGCAGAAAAGCCAGCAAGGGATGCTGAAGCTCAAAGACAGTTGGAGGAAAGTTTAGAGAAAGAAGCCAATGAATTTGGCTGGGGTAAAAAGACCAGAAAGAACGTGAAAACCACTCAAGCTGTTTTGGAGCAATTGGCAGAAGAAACCAGACAAAGACATCAAAGCGCTTATGATGCGCAAGAAGATGCcgatattgaagatttgttAGAAGACTGA
- a CDS encoding Rrp9 protein (similar to S. cerevisiae RRP9; nucleolar protein involved in rRNA processing) produces MAGDPFLSDPSKKRKRSDKITSTTRSKKSKSSTPQPSSATSNFDEEISSASDTENERSLEDQRQEEELSSDEEFATESAADKRRRLAKQYLENLKNEELRDSDNFDAQDLDDEILAKRLQVDVADAKGHVYKFWGDKISQQLDGDDVKLVTTRIGSNNVTSMCVHFPYLYTVSKDIEIIKWNISSGKKPQRIKHTKGGAKYFTLNTSRPGLNHHWEQINCIAASPDGKYIVTGGSDSRLIIWSSENLACLKVLPTRSAVNSIVFRRNTDQLFAACADLRIRTYSINQFTQLETLYGHQDNITDIAALARETCVSVGSRDKTAMFWKIPEESRLTFRGGDSIEKKRKKRSDDDETGSDEPFHNEGSIDVVSMIDESHFVTGSDNGNIALWSLAKKKAQDTRRLAHGLQPQFQPQQASAETETEIASRQIPVPQPYWITAIHAPAYSDVFLSGSFGGTMKIWRLDATLRSFTLIGEVENLRGFVVKIDSVEIPNTKQLRVFVLVSKEHKFGRWFGKVPGGRNALISFTFNI; encoded by the coding sequence ATGGCAGGAGACCCATTCCTATCTGATCCTtcaaagaagagaaagCGTCTGGATAAGATTACAAGCACAACACGATCCAAGAAGTCTAAATCATCCACTCCACAGCCATCGTCCGCGACATCAAATTTCGATGAAGAGATATCAAGTGCCAGTGACACTGAAAACGAACGGTCTTTAGAAGACCAACGACAAGAGGAAGAACTTTCAtcagatgaagaatttgcCACTGAAAGTGCAGCtgacaaaagaagaagattaGCTAAACAGTATCTTGAAAACTTGAAGAATGAGGAACTACGCGATTCTGATAATTTTGATGCCCAGGATCTTGACGACGAAATTTTAGCAAAAAGATTGCAAGTCGATGTAGCTGATGCTAAAGGACATGTATATAAGTTTTGGGGTGATAAAATTtcacaacaattggatgGAGACGATGTTAAATTAGTAACGACACGGATAGGATCAAATAACGTTACTAGCATGTGCGTGCATTTCCCATACCTATATACGGTATCAAAAGATATCGAAATAATCAAGTGGAATATTAGTCTGGGAAAGAAGCCCCAGAGGATAAAGCATACCAAAGGTGGAGCCAAGTACTTTACATTAAATACATCACGCCCCGGTTTGAATCATCACTGGGAGCAGATAAACTGTATTGCAGCATCTCCAGATGGGAAATACATCGTCACAGGCGGTTCCGATTCCCGATTAATAATTTGGTCAAGTGAAAATTTGGCTTGTTTAAAGGTACTCCCAACCAGATCAGCAGTGAACTCAATTGTATTTAGAAGAAACACTGATCAGTTATTCGCTGCATGCGCTGATTTGAGAATAAGAACATATTcgataaatcaatttactcaattggAAACATTATATGGTCATCAAGATAATATCACTGACATTGCCGCTTTAGCTAGAGAGACTTGTGTTTCTGTTGGAAGTAGAGATAAAACTGCcatgttttggaaaattccTGAAGAATCGAGGTTAACTTTTCGTGGTGGTGATTCAatagaaaagaagaggaaaaagagatccgatgatgatgaaacagGAAGTGATGAACCATTCCACAATGAAGGATCGATTGATGTTGTATCCATGATTGACGAATCTCATTTTGTAACTGGCTCAGATAATGGAAATATTGCCCTTTGGTCATTAGCTAAGAAGAAAGCACAGGATACTAGAAGATTGGCACATGGATTGCAGccacaatttcaaccacaacaagcAAGTGCTGAAACTGAAACTGAAATAGCCAGTCGGCAAATACCGGTTCCACAGCCTTACTGGATTACTGCTATACATGCACCAGCGTACAGTGATGTATTTTTAAGTGGTTCATTTGGTGGTACCATGAAAATTTGGAGATTAGACGCTACTTTGAGATCATTTACCTTAATAGGTGAAGTGGAAAATTTACGAGGATTTGTTGTCAAAATAGATAGTGTTGAAATCCCAAATACCAAACAATTGAGGGTGTTTGTTTTGGTCAGCAAAGAGCACAAGTTTGGAAGATGGTTCGGTAAAGTACCTGGTGGAAGGAATGCATTAATTAGTTTTACGTTTAATATATAA
- a CDS encoding Rpc31 RNA polymerase III subunit C31, translating into MSFRGGGTGKVLLPFGLDYADIVKSSEDSEKPQYVLPVNGEPSEIETLAAKQSIRLTKLVSDGPFYTGKLEPNLTKNKDRDSFKKKELAHANEDGIERYGDRYKKVQKIGRTIEEHPYQIQFFPEELYPVMGISNKNKKKYLTLSKYASNGGLRDYLSEEKQETIDEEAKVQALKEQMFNQAGVHDDEKETGEKEDVPSEEEDVDDDFDDDDEDDDYNAEKYFDDGDDDGMDDAGDDEAAF; encoded by the coding sequence ATGTCGTTTCGAGGAGGAGGAACCGGAAAAGTACTATTACCATTTGGCTTAGACTATGCTGATATAGTAAAATCATCAGAAGATTCGGAGAAACCTCAATATGTACTACCGGTTAATGGAGAACCATCTGAAATAGAGACCTTAGCAGCCAAACAATCAATACGACTTACAAAATTAGTTTCCGATGGACCATTCTACACGGGGAAACTAGAACCCAACCTAACCAAGAACAAGGATCGAGATTCtttcaagaaaaaagagCTTGCCCATGCCAATGAAGATGGAATTGAACGATATGGTGACAGGTATAAAAAGGTACAGAAAATTGGTCGTACTATCGAAGAGCATCCATATCAAATTCAGTTTTTCCCAGAAGAATTGTATCCAGTGATGGGgatatcaaacaaaaataagaAGAAATATTTGACGCTATCGAAATATGCATCAAATGGAGGATTACGAGACTATTTGAGTGAAGAAAAACAGGAAACCATCGACGAGGAAGCAAAAGTACAGGCCCTAAAGGAACAAATGTTTAATCAAGCTGGTGTACACGATGATGAGAAAGAAACTGgggaaaaagaagatgtCCCcagtgaagaagaagatgtgGACGATGATTTTGACGAcgacgatgaagatgatgactATAATGCggaaaaatattttgatgacGGAGACGATGATGGAATGGATGATGCAGGAGATGATGAGGCAGCATTTTAA
- a CDS encoding Inn1 protein (protein with similarity to S. cerevisiae Inn1p, which is an essential protein of the contractile ring required for ingression of the plasma membrane into the neck during cytokinesis), protein MSSTIAATIPSIYDHFDEEADVPNTTMDSTSYTQSADGTLVIMVVRAKHLPNRRKLDKQSPYVVVRLGTNAKKTKSDFRAGQTPEWTHEIRFDITREKKPLLKIDLLDETKGDPTPIGSCEIDASQVFSDLGNKRDRKYILDKWYDLTFQGKRAGMLYLEMTFYPSAPVLPPKVPSHEEEHHVVDNGRPYGSSISPIQSPPTQAHHYESSPVHDVFVSSDNSKHSKRSSIFSKTSQYFLNTGEGSASSHESSDEVIISHPKVGSKSPNKYMSKLNKLKDKIQSKQSLWGSSDNGNMANTFFSSPSRRDISPISAYGSNVDGLGQDPSGSHISQNQKLDDFDLDLEFKSPPPPPPHQSHSKPLPPAPGRKPPSSVSRVNLKDSTSIPFSADSIGLDDNADSLPTKVYLLDEPVKSLTCNAKHTSSQEVSAKDDIDPKYYAPTPSEHFNRQMRFSNNSVTKDDLRVDLRTNRTGYVGDGKFSPSVFQKASINKPFNVYDDSDDEEEAKPEVPPKIPQGLNEMEYYILEKEKYLRDLQARRA, encoded by the coding sequence ATGTCCTCAACGATCGCCGCCACCATACCCAGCATATACGACCATTTCGATGAAGAAGCCGACGTACCAAACACAACAATGGATTCAACATCATACACGCAATCAGCAGACGGAACATTAGTAATAATGGTTGTTCGTGCAAAGCATCTACCAAACAGAAGGAAACTAGATAAACAATCGCCCTACGTTGTTGTAAGATTGGGTACGAATGCGAAAAAGACTAAATCAGATTTCCGAGCAGGTCAGACCCCAGAATGGACTCATGAAATCAGGTTTGATATCACTCGGGAGAAGAAGCCACTACTAAAAATTGACCTCTTGGATGAAACAAAAGGTGACCCAACGCCTATTGGTAGTTGTGAAATTGATGCATCCCAAGTGTTTTCCGATCTTGGGAATAAACGAGATAGAAAGTACATTCTTGATAAATGGTATGATTTGACATTTCAGGGAAAAAGAGCAGGAATGCTTTATTTGGAAATGACATTTTATCCAAGTGCCCCTGTACTCCCACCAAAGGTACCGTCTCATGAGGAAGAGCATCATGTGGTCGATAATGGCAGACCTTATGGCAGTTCCATATCGCCAATACAATCACCTCCGACGCAAGCACATCACTATGAGTCAAGCCCAGTTCACGATGTATTTGTCTCCCTGGATAATTCAAAACACAGTAAACGATCTTCAATATTCCTGAAAACGAGCCAATATTTTCTTAACACTGGTGAAGGCAGTGCTTCGAGTCACGAAAGTTCAGATGAAGTTATAATACTGCATCCCAAAGTGGGCAGCAAGAGTCCCAATAAATACATGTCAAAGCTCAACAAACTTAAAGACAAGATCCAATCAAAGCAATCGCTATGGGGAAGCTCAGACAACGGGAATATGGCAAACACATTCTTTTCTAGTCCATCGAGACGAGACATATCTCCCATTAGTGCTTACGGATCTAACGTGGATGGGCTAGGGCAGGACCCATCAGGAAGCCACATAAGTCAGAATCAGAAGTTAGACGATTTTGATCTTGACCTCGAGTTCAAATCACCACCTCCTCCACCACCTCATCAGTCACACTCCAAGCCACTACCTCCAGCTCCAGGTAGGAAACCGCCTTCATCGGTATCGAGAGTAAACCTCAAAGACAGTACGTCAATTCCATTTTCAGCAGACTCGATAGGTCTAGACGACAATGCAGACAGCTTACCAACCAAGGTCTACTTATTAGATGAGCCTGTTAAGTCATTGACTTGTAATGCCAAACACACCTCAAGCCAGGAAGTGTCAGCAAAGGATGATATTGATCCCAAATATTATGCCCCTACTCCAAGTGAACATTTCAATAGACAAATGAGGTTTTCCAATAATTCTGTAACAAAGGACGATCTCAGAGTAGACTTGAGAACTAATCGAACAGGATATGTCGGTGATGGTAAATTCAGTCCCAgtgttttccaaaaagcTAGCATAAACAAACCATTCAATGTGTATGACgatagtgatgatgaagaagaagcaaagCCAGAAGTTCCACCCAAAATCCCTCAGGGGTTGAACGAGATGGAATATTACATTTTAGAGAAGGAAAAATACCTTCGTGATCTTCAAGCTAGAAGAGCATAA